GATAGGGTCTTGGTTTTTAACTGGAATATATAGGTTTCCTAAAGTTAATCAACGAGTCAAAACTTGGGATTTGTTGCgaaaaattgatagggaagctTGGTTGGTGCTTGATGACTTTAATGAACTCCTGCATCATCATGAGAAATGGGTGGGGAGATCACAGTTAAATAGGCAAATTGCTACTTTTCGGAATGTGTGGAATGATTGTGCATTAAGGGATATGGGGTTAGGGGACCAAATTTACATAGAGTAATAGGAGGGGAGGGTCTTACTGTGTTAGTGAGAGACTGGATAGGGCACTGGCGAATGTTCCATAGTGGGGTAAGTTTCCCAATGCTTCTGTGACACATGGTTTGGAGGCTTACTCAGATCACATTCCTATTTTGGTGAATACTGAAGGGGAAGGGGGCTTTATACATTGTAGAAGATAGTTCAGGTTTCAAGAGATGTGGATAGGGGAGCATGCTTGTGATGATATTATCAAGACAACATGGAGGAGATAGAATGAAAGGAGTAGCATGTTTGATGTCATGAACAAGATAAAGGAGTGTGGGAGTCAATTAGATAGCTGgaataaaaattgttttggtaatgtttaaaagCAACTAAGATTGGCAAGAcatgtttaaaaattttcacatGAAGGCAtctcagaggagaagaaaaaatagattgaaaaaagTTCAGGATTGGGAAGGGGTTTTGCAATTTGGGGAGAAGAGGGATAGGGTTCTCTTACAATATTTTGAGACACTTTTTACAAGCTCAAACCCAAGTGGAGCTACTGATTTTCTTGAGTCTCTTGCTACTAGAGTAACACCAGCCATGAATGAGGGGTTGAGCCAGAGGTATACTAAAGCTAAAGTTTTGCTTGCTTTGTCTGAAATGAACCTATCCAAAGCTTCTAGTCTAGATGGGATGTCCCTAgcgatttttcaaaaatattggcatgtgGTGGGCAATTCTATCATTGAAACTGTTTTATAGGCACTGAATTCAGGTGACTTTTCTCAATCCCTTAATCATACATACATCACACTCATTCCAAATAAGAAAATCTTGTTGTGGTTTCTGATTATAGACCCATTAGTTTATGTAATATGACTTATAAATTGATATCTAAAATTATGGCTGAAATCTGTTTTACCTAGTATTATTGGGGAAAGTCAAAATGTTTTTGTGCCAGGTCGTTTAATTACAAATAATGTGCTTATTGTGTATGAGTTGGTACTTTTTTTAAAGCACAAAAAGAAGGGGAAACAAGGGTTTATGTCCTTGAAatggatatgagtaaggcctatgatagagttgagtagagttttataaaaaaaggtgATAGAGGTGATGGGGTTTTAGGCATGTTTTGTTTCTTTGGTGATGCTATGTGTTCAAACAAtctctttttctgttttggttAATTGGGAGTCGAAATGGCCAATTATTCCTAGTAAGTGgttgagacaaggagaccctTTGTCCCCTTATCTCTTTCTCCTTTGTACTGAAGGGTTCACTTCTTTGTTGAATGCAGTAGGTATAAGGAAGGAAATTTCTGTAATTAAAATTTGCAGGGGTGCTCCCAACATTAATCATTTGCTTTTCGCAGATGATAGTGTTATCTTCTATAAGGTTGAAGTAGAGGATAATAAGAGAGTTCAAGCTGTCCTAGCAATTTATGAGAATGTGTCAGGGCATAAAACTAATAAGGAAAAAACCTCCATGGTTTTTAGTAGTAATGTGGGTAGTGTGTAAGGGAAGAGATTCGGTTGCTATGGGGTAATGGTGAAATACAGCAGTATGAAAAATATCTTGGGTTGCCTCCAATAGCTAGTCAATCAAAAACAAGGACCTTTCAATCTATTAAGCAGCGGGTATGGCAAAAATTACAAAGTTGGAAGGAAAAGCTGTTGTCTCAAAAGGGTAAGGAGATTTTATTAAAAGCTATTGCATTATCTACCCCTTATTCCATGAGTTGTTTCCTCCTACCTACTAGTTTCTGCTCAAAGTTGGAAGGATTAATGTCTAAATTTTGGTGAAgacaaaagaaagaggaaagaatGATTCATTGGATCAGTTGGAACAAAATGTCTAAAGGGAAGTTTAGAGGAGGTATGGGGTTTAAGAAGCTCAGAATTTTTAACCTTGCTCTTCTTGCAAAACAAGGTTGAAGGCTAGTGCAAGATGGGAATTTTGTGTTATATAAAATTCTCAAGGCTAGATATTTTTCTAAGACAAATTTTTTGGGGTCTAGCTTGGGAAATTGCCCATCTTATACATGACGAGGTGTTTAGGAGACTAAGAAATGTTTGAGGGAGGGATGTAGATGGCGGATTGGAGATGGCAAGACTACACAGTTATGGACAGATAAATGGCTTCCAGGGCATAAGAATTTGGCTCAAGAGCTTGGGTTACAGGTGCAAGATAGAGAGGTTGTTGTGGCTTCTGTTATTGATGAGGAAAGAAGGGGGTGAGACCTTCCAAAACTTAgaactctcttcaatccaatggTTGTGGTAGATATTAGCAAAGTTTTGATTTTCCCTAAAGGCATAGCtgataaattgatatggagtCAGGAAAGGAGTAGACAGTTCTCAGTGAAGAGTTGTTACAAGTTTATTATGGCACAGATTGGTTCTAATACAACAGAGTCATCTTCGATGGCAAGACAATAGAGGTTATGGAAAGCTTTGTGGAGGATGAAAGTCCCAAACAAGATCAAAGTTTTTACTTGGCGTGCATGTAAAGATAGTCTACCATCTAAGGATAAGCTAATAAGGAAAAAGGTGATTACAGAAGCTACTTGTAGCTTCTGTTTACATCCAGTAGAGGACCTAGTACATGTAGTTTTTAGTTGTCCTCAGCTTCGGGAATTATGGTTGTAGGTCTTTCCTCCTTTGACACATCTTATGACTCTTAATGTTGCTAATCTGGTGTTACAGGTTGTGGAGGGGAAAGATTTTAATAGTTTGGCATAATTTTTCTGTCTAGCTTGGGGGTTTTGGTACAGAAGAAATAAGTTTGAGTTTCAAAAAATAGATTGAGCCCACGCCGTGTCGCTAATCATTCTTTGGGTCTTTTGCATATTTTCAAAGCTATTGCTGTCAACTCTAGGATTCAGTTAAATGATCAGTTCAGTTGGAAGCCTCCTCCTTCAGGAGTGCTTAAGCTAAATACTGATGGTGCTATGCTTTCCAATCTACAAAAGACTAGTATAGGTGTTATTCTAAGAGACTCATCAAGGAAGGTGGTAATGGCAGCTTCTAAACATGAATCAGAGGTTGAAGAACCAGAAGCCATTGAGTTGTTGGCAGTTTTCAAAGGCGTGCAACTGAGCTCCACCATGGGTATTGCACAAATAGAAATAGAATCTGATTGTTTATTGCTGATTCAATCGTTGcaaaaaaatgatatgttggATTCCATGCTTGGCAACCTGTTTTTTGAAGTTAAAAGACTATGCAATTGTTTTGAGAGTGTTTCTTTTAAACATATGTATAGAGAGGGTAATAGGGTAGCTTATGAGCTTGCTCGAAATACTTGAAGAGTTGATCATCTTGAAATGTGGTGGGATTGTATTACAGACTTTCTTTCTCAAATAttatggtttgataaatgtCTGTAATAGTTTTTATCTCAATGAAGATGtttgtttctattaaaaaaaaaaaacatgcatgaTATTGGATTATCTCTTGAAAGCGATATAATTAAGCTGGATACTTATCTTGCaatcactaaaaaaatttaagaaaaaaaaaaggcagtgATTTGCCAGCATTTGATAAGCACTAGCAACAATCAAAATAAATGTTGTTAAGCAATTAATGGCATTTATTTACCGGCACAACCAAACGCAGGTAGTGGGTGGTCACTATTTAAAATAAGAGGATTGCTATAACTATAAAgagatttcacaaaaataatcttaaaaactGACGTGGTTTCATGTTATCCGttatatctactttataataaaagtaactttataatcgaTGAACCACATGaagtcatatcaatttgtaTGATTACTTTTGTGTTATACATTTAtggttaaagtatttctcttaaaataatGAGATGACACGTTGCTGATCTACTTTGAATTATTCCACAAGCACTGTGGTTTTGTCGgcataaataacaaaatatttcagtGCAATGACCTAGTTAAACGTCAATACAcaaaaattggaaaaacaatatatatatatatatatatataaagtatagcATCGCATGCATGCACACAATCAGAATATAGTGTTTTTTTCtagaagtatatatataataatgcatGCTGCGCGCATATATGCACTAGTACGGACCAACTTGTGCTCTATTCATGAGGCGAATATATTAATAGTTCCGAATCTGGGCATGTGAAAAATAGGTAATATATAATGTGTGCATGGTACTGGTTCTGTAAGGCTAGGCCGGTATCTTCTACCTTATCTAGCAGCTTGGTCTCTCGGCCTTTTGGTAcggccaatatatatatatatatatatatacatggatTTTCATTATTAATCTCTCAGCGTGAAGGAGCAGATCGATCCTATAACTTTATTACGTATTATatttctttctatatatataaatatatatatatatttctatcatGATCTCGTTTTATTCTCTTTGTAcggttttaattttcttttctttccgaCTGATCGAACTAGATGCCAATCTTGTTGATCAGTGGAAAAATCCAATATGGGATATAAATCCAACTTCATTCATTCTTCAATCCCAGATATTATATGCTCCAAAACACAGAAAGATCTTATATATGTGAAAACATTGCTGATCAAAAGGCCAGGATcgagttaaatatatatatatatatatatataaaattgccAAAATGACCGACCTATCTTAATTTCAAAAACTTCGAtcgtttttatataatataacccGTGTACATGTCACTGCAGGCTGATCACGATTAAACGTTTTCTGCATGGAAAATCATTTCTATGCTCCAGAAAAACCAATACAATATATTCCAAGTATTGtctgatatatttatatatgcatgcaatatatatactataagaaAACTGGTGgcgaataattttttataaaaatgattattttctataaaaatgagtttattttaGTCGTAAATAATCATTCCTGTCGCATATAATCCTTTACAAATAGtatagtcatttttcttgtagtgtacaTACAATCATGCATGTTTGTTCCCCACAGCAATATACTTGGAATCTAAAAATATCTATTTCCTAGTACGTATCAcctttataatatatgtaagtAGATTAATTCTTGCCATTTTAATGTGACAACGGTAACCTGATCGATCAGGACAAAAATGATAGATGGTTAGAGTTCTACTTAGACACATGATGAACACGCTGGTAATTACTTGCTAGGCAACTTGTAATTTCCACACTCCAATACGCGGGTCAGATCATGAGAGTACTTAATTAAGAAATCTAAAAGCATAATTTCCAAAGGCTTATCTTTAGgaatattgttatatatatgctCTTTCGGTCGATCGTTGTTATTCTATCCGGAAAACAATGAATCTCAACCCACTCATGACTTAATATTGCCATTATAAATGACCCAACGATGGAGCTGAAGTTCCTCAGAGCAAAGCCTTGAGTACTTGACTCACTTGATCATCACAAGCTACCTTCAATACAAAACTCAAATATATTTCCGACATTTCCCTcatcaattttcatatcaaGTTAATTAGTAATGGATGTAGTGACGAGGCTGGTGGCCGAGAAGCCTGTTGTCATCTTCAGCAAAAGCTCCTGTTCTTGCATGAGCCACTCGATCAAATCTCTTATAGCTGGCTTTGGGGCTAATCCTGCAGTTTATGATGTGGGTGGGATCCCAAATGGACAGCAGATTGAAAGGGCACTGTCAGAAAGGGGGTGTCAGCTACCTGCAGTGTTCATAGGGCAAACTTTCATTGGTGGTACAAGAGAGGTCATGAGTCTCAACCTCAGGAGCGAGCTTGTCCCCTTGCTTAGAAGGGCTGGAGCTATATTTCTCTAAAGGCCAGCAAGGAAATGAAgcgtaattaatatatatatatatatatagatcgatCTGAATAAGGGATTTCCACTTTTTGCAAGAGGAAACGTGAAGTACTACTACTACTCATGATGAGAGGTTaccgatttttatttttgtgtcggTCTTTCAAGTGCTAGCTTTTGGTCATATTAGTTATTAAGTGTTAAACTCCTTTTTGTTCAAGTTCGTTCTGAGAAATGTTTGACATAGAATATTATAGCTAGcataaaaatgcatgtgaatCTTTCACCGGCCAAAACATTTGCAGCTTCTTCTGATAATCTGGATTAATTAATAGTACTGGCCGGTAGTACGTACTGCATGTTCTGTGCAAACCATTTTGAAGTTTGCGCAACTAGAAATGCAAAGAAACAAGCGACCATACACGATTAACACATGAATGATTTACCTTTGAAAGATAACCTTAATTAGATAGATGGCCTTAACTGAAAAATGTCGAGCAAGCGGAGACCAaatcaagctagctagctaatttggtcttttcttgattGTATTTCCGCTGAATCACCAATAATTGGATTCGTGCATGATCACTAGTTTGGTGTTTCCTTGGCTGAGCGGCCTGAGCCTGCAGCTAGTTTACTAAAACCACTGCGAATACAAGAGTTAGCGCAGCATGATCTGGGCCCAAACCAGCTATATATATGTTGCCAGGTTCAACTAAAGTTGTCATGTGATCATTGCCTTTGTCCTTTATTTGATTGAAGTCGGCCAAATGGGAACCTTACTCCTTAATCCCACACGTACCAGCCCTACGTTCATTTCATATGGGAAAACCAGAACTTTTGATcatcaactatatatatgtgtgtgtgtgtgtttcgaAAAATCAAGCCTATTTTGGAACTTAGTAATCATATACACCCGCGCCGGCCTAATTGATTCACCGTGTATTATTGAACGAATGTCATGATATATATGTCTCTTTTGGGACATTTCATAAGAAATTCAACGATCTCCAAGATCATATATACAATGCAGCTCAAAAAACTTATTGTTCGGTTACGTTGTGCACTAACAAAagcaaaccaaaatataaatctttattttattattttgttcaaAAAGATAAGAATTCTATTTTTGGGAATAAACATCATGCAAAACTTAGAATTAAAAAATTGCTCTGAAAGAGCATGCTTTTGGGAGGAAAAATGAGAGTATAAAATACAGACTAGCTATTAATTATAAGAATGAGTAAAACTATATAATAGATCTCATcccaaaattcttatctcatctcatccggGCATCTGCTCCTTCTCaattataattcaaatacaaaatttttaaaataatcattacaaatttctcaaacttttaaataaaaaataaaaaacagtttaactttttcaaatcctattaCAAGAGGGTGTGTTGTCGGAAAAGATGTGGATTTTGTGAGAAAAAGTCTTTACTGACCAAATGGTTGTGTGGGTGGCTCGGGACTTAAAACTGAGGACTTTAGGTATATTTTCTCATGAAAGGTctaattcagttttttttttttttttgggggggggggggggggggagggaagCAATTTTTTCCAAGAAATAAACTAGGACTATACTAACGGAAGAAAGCCTTGCCAAAAATACTCCATGAGATATCAATTCATGGTAAGAAATACAACATGTTTCCACGAATTGCATTGGTGGGTACACTACAACAGATTGCACTTTTCCCGGCGATTTGAAAAGTGGAAAAATCCCCGCCAAATACATATACCGGCGATTACAAAATCGCTGCATATTCGCCGGTACTATTCAGCCATTTCCGATATACTGCGGCGGAAACTAAAAAATTGCCGCTAAAACTAACGGATTTCCCAGCAAGTTTTGACTCGCCggcaaagaaatttaaaaacagaaagtcatttgccagcgattacaaaatcgctgccaaatcctttgccagcgatttttgaattgctggcaaaggaatttaaaaacagaaagtcatttgccagcgattagaaaatcgctgccaaatcctttcccagcgatttttgaatcgctggcaAATGACTTTCGGTTATTAAATTCTTTTCCCAGCGATTAGAAAATCGCTGGGAAAGGATTTGCCAGCGATTTTTTATTCGCTGGCAAATGTCTTTCGGTTATTAAATTCATTtgccagcgattcaaaaatcaCTGCCAAAGGATTtcccagcgatttttgaatcgccGCCATTAAATATCCTTTGCAGTTTTATCAGCCTATTCTCCGCGAAAAAATGGCCTTTTCCGGCGACATTTAATCGCCGCaaatagtattttaaaaaataaaaaaaatatataatacagtTGAACCTATATGGCTGTTATAGCCTAAAACACACAACATCCTTATCATATAATTAAATCAACTTATTATATcttgtaaattcatcaaaatctatatgcATGAATATAGATCATTCTCCTAGATCTAGACAACTCCACAGTAGTAGGCACATATTAGTGGATTTATAACCCTACACAAGATGGGCCAATCTGAACATGTAGTTAAACAGATCACCATAAGCAAGTAAACATTTTCTAGTAAGTACTACAAAAACCATATACATTTAGAACAAAAgcgaatttatattttttacaagcAAAACAAAAGCAAAGATACTAGGGCAAAAAGTAATTACAAAATGAGTAAGTAGGCAAAAATGATTATTCAAAGCTGAAATGATCAAACAGAAGCAGAAAGCTGGGAAAGTTGTACCAGTCATGATAGATGCCAATCAATCCTCGCTCATATATGACACCCAATGTATTTTTCTAAGATATAGTGGGCACAACATTCATGACCCACAATTTGGGAGATTCAAGTGCAGCAGCAAAACTTCCTAAACCAGCATTCATGTCCATGATGTTGCGATACCTTCCAGAGTCAATGAGTTTATTAATCTTCTTATAAGCTTTCACATGTTTCTTCCATTTACTGTTGTCCTCCTGGTATGTCTCAACAGAAACTCCAGGAACAGATCCACTAGAAATTCTAGGAGGAACAGAATAAAGCCTTTCTGGAAAGGCCTTCAATTCCCCACCAGCAACTTCATCTGGACTACTGACCACAGGGTATGGAGTTATGCATGCCTCCATTTTCTCATACCTGTATGAAATACATAGCATCTTCTTAGGTGgaatcaaaatataaaacataataacattaaataactcaaaagaaaatatagCAGTGTACATTGCTAGGTTAACAATACAGATGTTATTTGTTTGGATGATGGTAAAACCTGAGTtaccatcaattttttttaaggcaATGCTCTAAAAGCATGCATACTAGACATTATCTAATTTGACATCTTTTGTCCTTAtaatttctagtttgtttcaattTAGtacctaaaatttaaaaattaaaatcaaatcctcgacatttcaaactcattacaaTGATATACTTCACTCTTTTAAACTTGCTGATATGGCTTTTTTTTTGCCAAACATAGTACATCGGAAGACTAGATGGAatgtaaaatttcaaaaaatgtcCATCTTCTAAAAGGacaacaaaagaagaagaaacagacAACTAAAGAGGAAAAACCAGATGAGGGCAGAATTTAAAACTTCTTATAAGTTACTGCTATGGccatttattgattttttttccctgcaACAATAGTCTACCATACAACTTCAACAATAATCATGAAACGCAGTAAGTTTTATTGATCAGAGGATGACACTGCAACAATTTTAAaggatttacttttttaattttgtaaatttgacTGGATTGAAACTAGCTATAAATTATAGAGACCAAAAAGGTCTTGTACCCTAAATCCAAGGTCATTAATTTGGGTGGTGGTGAAACCTGGGTTACtcccaaaacatatataatggaTTAATATAAACTTGGATGAACTCCAACATTTTGTTTTCTAAACACATGCATACCAGACATTATCTGCTTCAACAGACTTGTAAAGAGGAGTCTGCAAATCATCTTTTCTGCCACGACATGAATCAGCATTTAACCTCTTCCTCCAAATGGCAATTTCACCATTCTCATACTTCTTTTCCCAGCAAAGTAGTTTGGCAGTCTAAGAACTCGATCAACTTCCATCAGATAGATTCCATCTGTGAAGAGAAATATATCAGATCCAGTGTCACATGATACTACAGTGCTGCCATCACAGTTTCAGTACAATATAAAGGTGCCATATAGGACAGGATGCAGGGGAaaggtatgtatatatatagcagtacAGCGGTTCCTTAGTCTTGTTGACAAGACCATGCACCTCTTTCACTTTAAATATTCATGCAGAAAAAGAGACAAATACAtagataattaattacaaataacTAAATAGAAAGCTGTTATTGGTGCAGCTAGCAATGGAGAGACATCTCATTCTCAACCTTGGATCTTTTTTCATGCATCTGGTTTAAAAAAGGTCATAATGAGTACTTAATTGAAATGATATTCATAAAGGAAAAATGGATTGGATGTGTAACATGGGGATGTGGTTGCCCAGAAACTAAGACTTTTTGCTTTACTTATATCTTGtgtttagtattttttaaagttatttattgACTGATTAAGAACGATCCATTAGTCATTCTTTGCCTGctaattaaaaaacaatatagATGCTGATTGCCTTATTCATCACTTGGTGTGTAAGG
This genomic window from Carya illinoinensis cultivar Pawnee chromosome 7, C.illinoinensisPawnee_v1, whole genome shotgun sequence contains:
- the LOC122317112 gene encoding monothiol glutaredoxin-S1-like is translated as MDVVTRLVAEKPVVIFSKSSCSCMSHSIKSLIAGFGANPAVYDVGGIPNGQQIERALSERGCQLPAVFIGQTFIGGTREVMSLNLRSELVPLLRRAGAIFL